The following are encoded together in the Equus quagga isolate Etosha38 chromosome 1, UCLA_HA_Equagga_1.0, whole genome shotgun sequence genome:
- the INKA1 gene encoding PAK4-inhibitor INKA1: MHSARLDSFLGQLRWELLCGRDTGSPPMPGPLPPPPKPGPGVGLSHRLRAPDALEEDSVCCVEEEEEEAVVIRNRGVALGGPREHALDWDSGFSEVSGSTWREEELPVLQHRAPPAWPSHRERLSASGVSLPRGAPVASAPPAHRPRPKSTPDACLEHWRGLEGEDWTAALLSRGRSRQPLVLGDNCFADLVHNWMELPEAVGEGDVGGGPRARPRPPQFLLGLSEQLRRQLARARRAAMAGKRLSCPPRSEPELPADVSRFAALMSCRSRQPIICNDVISYL, translated from the exons ATGCACAGCGCTCGGCTTGACAGCTTTCTGGGCCAGCTCCGCTGGGAACTG CTATGTGGCCGGGACACAGGCTCACCCCCAATGCCTGGCCCTCTTCCACCACCTCCCAAACCTGGCCCAGGTGTGGGGCTCAGCCACCGGCTCAGGGCCCCAGATGCCTTGGAAGAGGATTCGGTCTGCTGcgtggaggaagaggaagaagaagctgTGGTGATAAGAAACAGGGGTGTAGCCTTGGGGGGCCCGAGGGAGCATGCCCTGGACTGGGACTCTGGCTTCTCGGAGGTGTCAGGCAGCACatggagagaggaagagctgCCCGTACTTCAGCACCGAGCACCTCCAGCATGGCCCTCCCATAGAGAGCGCCTCTCAGCCAGTGGCGTCTCCCTGCCCAGAGGGGCCCCTGTGGCCAGTGCACCCCCTGCCCACCGACCACGGCCCAAGTCCACCCCAGATGCCTGCCTGGAGCATTGGCGAGGGCTGGAAGGTGAGGACTGGACAGCAGCCTTGCTGAGCAGAGGTCGCAGTCGCCAGCCCCTGGTGCTGGGGGACAACTGCTTTGCTGACTTGGTGCACAACTGGATGGAGCTGCCTGAGGCAGTGGGTGAGGGGGATGTTGGTGGTGGGCCCCGTGCCCGTCCTCGGCCCCCCCAGTTTctgcttggcctctctgagcagcTGCGGCGTCAGCTGGCCAGGGCACGCCGGGCAGCCATGGCGGGAAAGCGCCTGTCATGCCCACCTCGCTCAGAACCTGAACTGCCTGCAGATGTCTCACGCTTTGCAGCTCTCATGAGCTGCCGCAGTCGCCAGCCGATCATCTGCAATGATGTCATCAGCTACCTCTGA
- the CDHR4 gene encoding cadherin-related family member 4 — MVLLRALVLLLALVVSDVHCLPWFIKVSESQGPGTILQFFSFNCSSHIPTLELLHVQPPTTFFNPPSLTRWQGMYVGEVTLSSSARLDALVVNHYELQLRFICGNHVMEGPLSVDVQQDPGHIRCAGRFASPGGEIIQVLETVSPGARLYTLLLPGLELQGAQMSITSAQDPPHFPGPFSINRQGWLQAPSQGLKGQAQKSFQLQVSVTFGQNRSCHGMLMVKVLPAPSSRVSFLEQAQNITILENLVPGSKVAQVQARGFDVRYEIVSPVPCPLFSIGRADGVVRTAAPLELTPATKGAAVTRLQVKAFERLRPWASVELDLTVKVRSVNRWPPRCLPELLVTQIPETMPVGTMLNTFTCTDPDSPGSTLDYQLRFHSPPGPASLCLRERVLEVNATLDCDTPGACFQHAASILVLDDGQPLMTTEVPVLVMVTPVNEFSPACVSRTFRVREDAGPHTLLGSVVGTDMDYPHNSIEYHTSGGSATFAVDHLSGEVRLLGSLDYELQRLYRLTVLLTDHSQDQDATCHHSGSCTITIEVEDVNDHAPECEPPFQELTIHTSLGQSVEVTKVLCRVPQEPQRLAFSYSIVGGNSQSRFSLQGAILVHNDLMLAPPWPEQPHTYELLIRVADAGPSIPHLSTTATVIVHLVPWRASTVATSTHRATMPSMMTPLLVTDTEAFWQPEPWFVVMLTMTGALLLLALGWLLNRLLQGLARVLQALSIPAQALLLNSIQGTERSIEGFMEAPRMEMPQAPSSIMSLHFDGRAQDSRAGRDYLFNTRTGARHWL, encoded by the exons ATGGTGCTGCTCAGGGCCCTGGTGCTGCTTCTTGCTCTGGTTGTCTCTG ACGTCCACTGCCTGCCCTGGTTCATAAAAGTCTCCGAGAGCCAGGGACCTGGCACCatccttcagtttttctccttcaacTGCTCTTCTCATATACCTACCCTAGAGTTGCTCCATGTGCAGCCACCCACCACCTTCTTCAACCCACCCAGCCTGACTAGGTGGCAAGGGATGTATGTGGGTGAG GTGACCTTGAGCAGCTCGGCCCGGCTGGATGCCCTGGTGGTGAACCACTATGAGCTGCAGCTGCGGTTCATATGTGGCAACCACGTGATGGAGGGACCACTCTCTGTGGATGTGCAGCAGGACCCTGGCCATATCCGGTGTGCTGGCCGATTTGCCAGCCCAG GTGGGGAAATCATTCAGGTGCTGGAAACAGTCTCACCTGGGGCCCGCCTGTACACTCTGTTGCTCCCAGGCCTGGAACTCCAGGGTGCCCAG ATGAGCATCACCAGTGCCCAGGACCCTCCACACTTCCCTGGACCTTTCTCTATCAATAGGCAGGGTTGGCTGCAGGCGCCATCCCAGGGCCTCAAAGGCCAGGCTCAAAAG AGCTTCCAGCTTCAGGTCTCAGTGACCTTTGGACAAAACCGAAGCTGCCATGGCATGCTGATGGTTAAAGTTTTGCCTGCTCCCTCCAGCCGGGTCTCCTTCCT GGAGCAAGCCCAGAATATCACCATCTTGGAGAACCTGGTCCCCGGGAGTAAGGTGGCTCAGGTCCAGGCCCGGGGCTTCGATGTGCGCTATGAAATCGTCTCCCCGGTGCCCTGCCCGCTCTTCTCCATCGGTCGCG CCGACGGTGTGGTGCGGACCGCTGCTCCTCTGGAGTTGACGCCAGCGACCAAAGGAGCCGCGGTTACACGGCTGCAAGTGAAGGCCTTCGAGCGGCTCCGTCCGTGGGCCAGCGTCGAGCTCGATCTCACGGTGAAAGTGCGGTCAGTCAACCGCTGGCCCCCGCGCTGCCTCCCAGAGCTGCTGGT gaCACAAATCCCGGAGACCATGCCTGTGGGCACCATGCTGAACACCTTCACTTGCACTGACCCGGATTCTCCTGGTTCCACCTTGGACTACCAGCTGCGGTTCCACAGCCCTCCTGGCCCAGCCAGTCTCTGCCTTCGAGAAAGGGTCCTGGAG GTGAATGCCACACTGGACTGTGACACTCCTGGGGCCTGCTTTCAGCATGCAGCCTCCATCCTGGTGCTTGATGATGGTCAGCCCCTGATGACCA CTGAGGTGCCGGTACTGGTGATGGTGACACCTGTCAACGAGTTCTCCCCAGCCTGTGTCTCACGCACATTTCGAGTTCGGGAGGATGCAGGGCCCCACACTCTTCTGGGCTCTGTGGTGGGCACCGACATGGACTACCCGCACAACAGCATTGAGTACCACACCTCTGGCGGATCCGCCACCTTTGCTGTGGACCATCTCAGCG GAGAGGTTCGCCTCCTGGGGTCTTTGGACTATGAGCTGCAAAGGTTATACAGGCTCACTGTCCTGCTGACTGACCACAGCCAAGACCAGGACGCCACTTGCCACCACTCAGGCTCCTGCACCATTACCATCGAGGTTGAG GATGTGAATGACCATGCCCCAGAGTGTGAGCCCCCCTTTCAGGAACTCACCATCCACACATCCCTGGGCCAGAGCGTGGAGGTGACCAAGGTGTTATGTCGGGTCCCCCAGGAGCCTCAGCGCCTGGCCTTCTCCTACAGTATCGTGGGAG GGAATAGTCAGAGCCGATTCAGTCTGCAAGGAGCCATCCTGGTGCACAATGACCTCATGTTGGCACCCCCTTGGCCAGAGCAGCCTCATACTTATGAGCTATTGATTCGTGTGGCCGATGCAGGTCCCTCCATCCCCCATCTCAGCACCACAGCCACCGTCATTGTGCATCTAGTTCCGTGGagggccagcacagtggccaCCAGCACCCACAGAGCCACA ATGCCTTCAATGATGACACCCCTGCTTGTGACAGACACGGAGGCTTTCTGGCAGCCGGAACCCTGGTTTGTGGTGATGCTGACAATGACCGGTGCCCTTCTCCTCTTGGCTCTGGGCTGGCTCCTCAACAGGCTCCTTCAGGG GTTGGCCCGGGTGCTACAGGCACTAAGCATACCAGCCCAGGCTCTGCTGCTAAACAG TATCCAAGGAACTGAGAGGTCCATTGAGGGGTTCATGGAGGCGCCAAGGATGGAGATGCCACAGGCACCCAGCAGCATCATGAGCCTG CACTTTGATGGCAGAGCACAGGACTCCC GTGCAGGCAGAGATTACCTGTTCAACACGCGCACGGGAGCCCGGCACTGGCTCTGA